The nucleotide window GATCTCGTGGGGTCCCCGCATCATGACACCTTCAATAACGGCCTGACCGCCAACATACACTTTCTGTGACACGGTAAATCCCTCCAGATATAAATGTAGCAGAGCATCGCTGCTCTGCTCTCCATTTACTGATTTTCTTATCTGCCGTAACGTTTGTTGAATTTTTCAATACGACCGCCGGCTGCAACTGTACGCTGCTGACCCGTGAAGAACGGATGGCATTTGGAGCATACGTCAACTTTGAGTTCCGGTTTAATCGAGCCCGTTACAAAAGTGTTGCCGCAACCACAGCTAACTTTTGCTTCATGGTACTTCGGATGGATACCTTCTTTCATTACCTTTGCACCTCACTTTATCGAATGACCTTGTTATATGATAGAAATATCATTTTCGTCTAATACCGTATCATTATAGCACACGGCTCTCCTACTTGCAACCGTTAT belongs to Selenomonadales bacterium and includes:
- the rpmE gene encoding 50S ribosomal protein L31 — encoded protein: MKEGIHPKYHEAKVSCGCGNTFVTGSIKPELKVDVCSKCHPFFTGQQRTVAAGGRIEKFNKRYGR